From a single Bacillus pseudomycoides DSM 12442 genomic region:
- the spmB gene encoding spore maturation protein SpmB yields the protein MSIVNTISLWVIPCVIGFILLYGTIKKVPTYESFVEGGKEGIQIAISILPFMVGMLVSISIFRASGALDAMISVMKPVLDMIHVPAEIVPLALIRPISGSAGLSITTDLIATYGPDSFIGRLASTMQGSTDTTFYILTVYFGAVGIRKMGDALKVGLFADLIGIICSIVFVSLLFQ from the coding sequence GTGAGTATTGTTAATACAATTTCATTATGGGTGATACCTTGTGTGATTGGTTTTATTCTATTATATGGCACGATAAAAAAAGTTCCAACGTACGAATCATTTGTAGAAGGTGGGAAAGAAGGAATCCAAATTGCTATTTCTATTTTACCATTTATGGTGGGGATGCTCGTATCCATTTCTATTTTCAGGGCATCTGGGGCTTTAGATGCCATGATTTCTGTAATGAAGCCAGTGTTGGATATGATTCACGTGCCAGCAGAAATTGTACCACTTGCGCTCATACGCCCCATTTCTGGTTCGGCAGGATTAAGTATTACTACAGATTTAATTGCTACATATGGACCAGATTCATTTATTGGTAGGCTCGCTTCCACAATGCAAGGAAGTACAGATACAACGTTTTATATTTTAACAGTGTACTTTGGAGCTGTTGGTATTCGTAAAATGGGTGATGCTTTAAAGGTAGGGTTGTTTGCAGATTTAATTGGGATTATTTGTTCTATTGTGTTTGTTTCTTTATTGTTTCAGTAA
- a CDS encoding cytochrome c biogenesis protein ResB, translating into MLEQIKCECGHVNPIGTIFCEACGKPFENKEDTRLLDMRYEGSARRSLIHTRTIVDKVWSFFSSVKVGVWLIVITLLASAVGTIFPQEMYIPPGVTPSEYYEQEYGFLGQLYYQLGFNKLYSSWWYIILIASIGVSLVICSLDRVIPLYKALKKQGVKRHPSFLKRQRLYGTGSPKEGDLEQIQANLKKKNYSVRVEGENILAEKGRFSRWGPYVNHIGLIIFLFGAMLRFLPSMYVDEALWLRDGETKEIPGTDGKYYLKNEKFIKEVYDKSKDDKVFNDAIERVGDKMIAKNYQTNAVLYKVVEENIAGQKPKLEKVKESKIKVNEPLKFDQFALYQLDFKENEFGSMSFSLQKKDNQKKWKPIKVNLENPKETYDLGDGYSIKLLSYFPDFYFDENGQPNTKTKIPNNPAFVFKMFTPETPEGEVSFVGIQQNIEPEGNNQYKMTFAGVEMRNATGLIVRKDLTLWILGIGGFIFMVGVIQGMYWNHRRIWIQRVKDEWWIAGHTNKNWFGLRKDIEKVLEGTTIPQPYDKVNDQKIS; encoded by the coding sequence ATATTGGAACAGATAAAGTGTGAATGTGGACATGTAAATCCAATAGGCACAATTTTTTGTGAAGCTTGCGGGAAACCTTTTGAAAACAAGGAAGATACGAGGTTATTAGATATGCGATATGAGGGGAGTGCCCGGCGCTCTCTTATTCATACGAGAACGATAGTAGATAAAGTTTGGAGCTTTTTTTCTTCCGTAAAGGTGGGGGTATGGCTCATTGTTATCACTCTATTAGCATCAGCAGTTGGAACCATATTTCCGCAAGAAATGTATATACCTCCAGGTGTTACACCAAGTGAATATTATGAACAGGAATATGGTTTTCTTGGACAACTATATTACCAATTGGGTTTTAATAAATTATATAGCTCATGGTGGTATATAATTTTAATTGCGTCGATTGGTGTGTCACTTGTGATATGTAGTTTAGATCGTGTAATTCCGCTTTATAAAGCTTTAAAAAAGCAGGGTGTAAAAAGACACCCAAGTTTTTTAAAGAGACAACGATTGTATGGGACAGGTTCTCCAAAAGAGGGGGATTTAGAACAGATTCAAGCCAATTTAAAGAAAAAAAATTACAGTGTAAGAGTCGAAGGCGAAAATATTTTAGCGGAAAAAGGAAGATTTTCTCGCTGGGGTCCATATGTGAATCATATCGGTCTTATCATTTTTCTATTCGGAGCAATGCTACGTTTTCTTCCGAGTATGTATGTGGATGAAGCACTGTGGCTACGTGATGGGGAAACAAAAGAGATCCCAGGAACTGATGGGAAATATTATTTGAAGAATGAAAAGTTTATAAAAGAAGTTTATGACAAGAGTAAAGATGATAAAGTATTTAATGATGCGATTGAGCGTGTAGGCGATAAAATGATCGCTAAAAACTACCAAACAAATGCTGTATTGTATAAAGTTGTAGAAGAAAATATAGCTGGACAAAAACCAAAGTTAGAAAAGGTAAAGGAATCTAAAATTAAAGTGAATGAACCGTTAAAATTTGATCAGTTTGCTCTATATCAACTAGATTTTAAAGAAAATGAATTTGGTAGTATGTCTTTTTCTTTACAGAAAAAAGACAATCAGAAAAAATGGAAACCCATTAAAGTTAACTTAGAAAATCCAAAAGAAACATACGATTTAGGAGATGGGTATTCTATAAAATTATTAAGTTATTTTCCTGATTTTTATTTTGATGAGAATGGTCAGCCCAATACAAAAACAAAGATTCCGAACAACCCAGCTTTCGTTTTTAAAATGTTTACACCAGAGACGCCAGAAGGAGAAGTGAGTTTTGTAGGTATACAACAAAACATAGAACCAGAAGGAAATAATCAATATAAAATGACCTTTGCAGGAGTAGAAATGCGAAATGCAACGGGGCTTATTGTGAGAAAAGATTTGACACTATGGATTCTTGGAATCGGAGGATTTATCTTCATGGTTGGTGTGATTCAAGGGATGTATTGGAATCATCGTCGTATCTGGATACAACGTGTTAAAGATGAATGGTGGATTGCTGGCCATACAAATAAAAACTGGTTTGGCTTGCGGAAAGATATTGAGAAAGTGCTTGAAGGAACAACAATTCCACAACCATACGACAAAGTAAATGATCAAAAAATTAGTTGA
- a CDS encoding ATP-binding protein, with amino-acid sequence MLWRSVVGKLWMTILLLVSFVLGFVAILLSQFFDNYYIEMSENRLTKVATSVSELIEEGADEKTIENIAYKFADPLSRIIIVKGDHEVSSSPKQEGLVDLTIEDLKKDKDLAAVFIDKKENKEKIKKVSDDKTKKNSENDIMIVGKPLQSSNHSAVFVYQSLQVPKQGMEKATDFIFLSAGIAIILTTFFAFFLSTRITAPLRKMREVAFEVARGKFDTKAPMVSQDEIGELATALNQMGKQLKFNINALQQEKEQLSSILSSMADGVVTLNQECEVVVINPPAEHFLQVWQEEKELELSRNLPPELVELFHLVVESEQQQVIEINLQKGNYVVLMTPLYNQTKIRGAVAVLRDMTEERRLEKMRQDFIANVSHELRTPMVMLQGYSEAILDDIVQTKEEINEFVQIIYDESVRLGRLVNELLDLARMESGHVELHISEVDIHPFVEKIGRKFQGIAKEKNVRLTVDFRNPIEQHSFDPDRMEQVLTNLIDNAIRHTNAGGHVELIIDTKNNGLMFEVQDSGAGIPEEDIPFLFDRFYKADKARTRGKTGGTGLGLAIAKNIVQGHNGKVSISSVVGEGTIFSVYLPGQSI; translated from the coding sequence ATGCTTTGGAGAAGTGTAGTAGGAAAGCTATGGATGACCATATTGCTTCTTGTTTCATTTGTTCTTGGCTTTGTTGCCATTTTGCTTTCGCAGTTTTTTGATAATTACTATATTGAAATGAGTGAAAACAGGCTTACAAAAGTAGCGACAAGTGTTTCGGAATTAATTGAAGAAGGTGCAGACGAAAAAACGATTGAGAATATCGCGTATAAGTTTGCTGATCCGCTCTCACGAATTATTATTGTAAAAGGGGATCATGAAGTTTCTTCTTCACCGAAACAAGAAGGATTGGTAGATCTTACAATAGAAGATCTGAAAAAGGATAAAGATTTAGCAGCTGTTTTTATAGATAAAAAAGAAAATAAAGAAAAAATAAAAAAAGTGTCTGATGACAAAACGAAGAAGAACTCTGAAAATGATATTATGATTGTTGGCAAGCCGCTGCAATCATCAAATCATAGTGCGGTGTTTGTGTATCAATCATTGCAAGTTCCAAAACAAGGTATGGAAAAAGCGACAGATTTTATTTTTTTATCAGCGGGAATTGCGATTATTTTAACAACGTTCTTTGCATTTTTCTTATCGACACGAATTACAGCTCCACTTCGTAAAATGCGTGAAGTGGCCTTTGAAGTAGCGCGCGGGAAATTTGATACGAAAGCACCTATGGTTTCGCAAGACGAAATAGGAGAGCTAGCAACGGCGTTAAATCAAATGGGAAAACAATTAAAGTTTAATATTAATGCACTACAGCAAGAAAAAGAACAACTTTCTAGTATTTTAAGCAGTATGGCAGATGGGGTTGTAACGCTAAATCAAGAGTGTGAGGTTGTTGTTATCAATCCACCGGCGGAGCATTTTTTACAAGTTTGGCAAGAAGAAAAAGAGTTGGAATTAAGTAGGAATTTACCGCCGGAACTTGTTGAGTTGTTTCATCTTGTAGTAGAAAGTGAGCAACAGCAAGTCATTGAAATTAATTTACAAAAGGGTAACTACGTTGTCCTTATGACGCCGCTATATAATCAAACAAAAATTCGCGGTGCTGTGGCGGTGCTTCGTGATATGACAGAAGAACGTCGCCTTGAAAAAATGCGTCAAGATTTTATTGCGAATGTGTCTCATGAATTGCGCACACCGATGGTTATGCTCCAAGGGTATAGTGAGGCAATCTTGGATGATATTGTTCAAACAAAAGAAGAAATAAATGAATTTGTACAAATTATTTATGATGAGTCAGTTCGTTTAGGTCGCCTTGTGAATGAGCTTTTAGATTTAGCGCGTATGGAAAGTGGTCATGTTGAATTGCATATATCTGAAGTGGATATTCATCCATTTGTTGAGAAGATTGGACGCAAATTTCAAGGGATTGCAAAAGAAAAAAATGTGCGGTTAACAGTTGATTTCCGTAATCCAATTGAGCAACATTCGTTTGATCCAGATCGTATGGAGCAAGTATTAACGAACTTAATTGACAATGCAATCAGGCATACAAATGCAGGTGGTCATGTTGAGCTTATTATTGATACGAAAAATAATGGACTCATGTTTGAAGTGCAAGATTCAGGTGCTGGTATTCCTGAAGAAGACATTCCGTTCTTGTTTGATCGTTTTTATAAAGCTGATAAAGCAAGAACACGTGGGAAAACAGGTGGTACTGGTTTAGGGCTTGCAATTGCTAAAAACATTGTACAAGGGCATAATGGTAAAGTTTCTATATCAAGTGTCGTTGGAGAAGGAACAATATTCTCTGTATATTTACCAGGTCAATCAATATAA
- the rluB gene encoding 23S rRNA pseudouridine(2605) synthase RluB has product MERLQKVIAQAGIASRRKAEELIQQGKVKVNGKVVTELGTKVTPQDKVEVNNIPLEKEEPIYFLLYKPTGVISSVSDDKGRKVVTDFFPEITQRLFPIGRLDYDTSGVLLMTNDGDFANILMHPKYKVEKTYVAKVKGPLTGEKIRMLEKGVVLEDGKTAPARVKILSWDKRKEMAIVQLTIHEGRNRQVRRMFEALGCKVMKLKRERYAFLEVGSLRPGDARELSPHEVKQLRALASTKPR; this is encoded by the coding sequence ATGGAACGATTACAAAAAGTGATTGCGCAAGCAGGAATTGCATCAAGAAGAAAAGCTGAAGAACTTATTCAGCAAGGAAAAGTTAAAGTTAACGGTAAAGTAGTGACTGAGTTAGGAACGAAGGTAACTCCTCAAGATAAAGTAGAAGTAAATAATATCCCTCTTGAAAAAGAAGAACCTATTTATTTCTTACTATATAAACCAACTGGCGTAATTTCGAGCGTATCAGATGACAAAGGAAGAAAAGTTGTTACAGACTTTTTCCCTGAAATCACACAGCGCCTATTCCCAATTGGTCGTTTAGACTATGATACGTCTGGCGTACTTCTTATGACAAACGATGGTGATTTTGCAAACATATTGATGCATCCAAAATATAAAGTTGAGAAAACATATGTTGCAAAAGTAAAAGGCCCATTAACAGGAGAGAAAATTCGCATGTTAGAAAAAGGTGTTGTATTAGAAGATGGAAAGACAGCACCAGCACGTGTGAAAATCCTTTCTTGGGATAAGCGTAAAGAGATGGCAATTGTACAATTAACGATCCATGAAGGGCGTAATCGTCAAGTTCGTCGTATGTTTGAAGCGCTTGGCTGTAAAGTAATGAAATTAAAACGTGAACGTTATGCTTTCTTAGAAGTAGGAAGTCTACGCCCTGGTGATGCAAGAGAGTTATCACCTCATGAAGTAAAACAATTACGTGCGCTTGCTTCTACAAAGCCGAGATAA
- the spmA gene encoding spore maturation protein SpmA, which produces MVNLVWVAMAVIGIVYAMINGTMEEVNKAVFEGSKDAVTICIGLISVLVFWLGLMKIAEEAGLLKKLVSFFMPVVKRLFPEVPKDHPSMGFILSNMMANFFGLGNAATPLGIKAMEQLKELNGGKDSASRSMVTFLALNTSAITLIPTTVISIRMTYESANPTEIVGVTFIAQVLSMIGAIWIDRYFYRRRSRKGRKK; this is translated from the coding sequence ATGGTTAACCTCGTATGGGTGGCGATGGCGGTTATTGGGATTGTATATGCGATGATAAACGGAACGATGGAGGAAGTGAATAAAGCAGTCTTTGAAGGGTCAAAAGATGCAGTAACCATTTGTATTGGGCTGATTAGTGTTTTAGTCTTTTGGCTAGGGTTAATGAAGATTGCTGAAGAAGCGGGCTTATTAAAGAAATTAGTCTCATTTTTCATGCCAGTTGTAAAAAGATTGTTTCCAGAAGTACCAAAGGATCATCCTTCGATGGGATTTATTTTGTCAAATATGATGGCAAACTTTTTTGGGTTAGGAAATGCAGCGACGCCACTTGGTATTAAAGCAATGGAACAACTTAAGGAACTGAATGGAGGAAAGGATTCAGCAAGTCGTTCTATGGTGACATTTTTAGCTTTGAATACATCTGCAATTACATTGATACCGACTACTGTGATTTCAATCCGAATGACGTATGAATCGGCGAATCCGACTGAAATTGTTGGTGTTACGTTTATTGCACAAGTACTATCGATGATTGGGGCTATTTGGATTGACCGCTATTTTTACCGCAGACGGAGTAGAAAGGGGCGGAAAAAGTGA
- a CDS encoding superoxide dismutase, with protein MNQQGVFTDYFHEVENWCESVLHVLDSRATEVYDVHMLAYKIQMLLDRMKENEYETDAEFLYEISDDVEHIQNHLQEVFMQENEQYELYERTYTERSVPIGGHTLPPLPYPYNALEPYISREIMMLHHDKHHRSYVEGLNKAEKMMEEARKTNKFDLIKHWEREAAFHGSGHYLHTIFWNNMKKDGGGSPRGALSREIEKDFGGFLRFQKHFTEAASKVEGSGWAILVWVPRSGRLEILQSTLHQLFTQWDTIPLLVLDVWEHAYYLQYQNRKDEYIKNWWNVVNWSDVEKRFESAKQLEWTPY; from the coding sequence TAGAAAATTGGTGTGAAAGCGTTCTTCACGTATTAGATAGTCGTGCAACTGAAGTTTATGACGTCCATATGCTTGCTTATAAAATTCAAATGCTATTAGACCGTATGAAAGAAAATGAGTATGAAACAGATGCTGAATTCCTGTATGAGATAAGTGATGATGTGGAACACATCCAGAATCATTTACAAGAAGTATTTATGCAAGAAAATGAGCAATATGAGTTATATGAAAGAACGTATACTGAGAGATCTGTTCCAATTGGGGGTCACACGCTTCCTCCGTTACCCTATCCATATAATGCGCTGGAACCATATATTTCTCGAGAGATTATGATGCTACATCATGATAAACATCATCGGAGTTATGTGGAAGGGCTGAATAAAGCAGAAAAAATGATGGAAGAAGCAAGGAAAACAAATAAGTTTGATTTAATCAAGCATTGGGAAAGAGAAGCGGCTTTTCACGGTTCAGGTCATTATTTGCACACGATATTTTGGAATAACATGAAAAAAGATGGAGGGGGAAGTCCAAGAGGTGCATTATCTCGAGAAATCGAGAAAGATTTTGGGGGTTTTTTACGTTTTCAAAAGCATTTTACAGAAGCTGCATCGAAGGTAGAAGGATCTGGCTGGGCTATTCTTGTGTGGGTACCTCGCTCGGGAAGATTAGAAATTTTACAAAGTACCCTTCATCAATTATTCACACAGTGGGATACGATACCGTTACTTGTGCTTGATGTATGGGAACATGCATATTATTTGCAATACCAAAATCGGAAAGATGAGTACATTAAAAATTGGTGGAATGTTGTGAATTGGTCCGATGTGGAAAAGCGATTTGAAAGTGCGAAACAGCTTGAGTGGACACCGTATTAG
- the resD gene encoding DNA-binding response regulator ResD codes for MENEPRILIVDDEDRIRRLLKMYLEREQYTIDEADNGDTALEKALQNDYDLILLDIMMPGKDGIEVCKGIREKKATPIIMLTAKGEEVNRVQGFEVGSDDYIVKPFSPREVVLRVKAVLRRSVTTTFFTQDTITKDIIVFPHLTIDNDAHRVTADGDEVNLTPKEYELLLFLAKAPDKVFDREQLLKEVWQYEFFGDLRTVDTHVKRLREKLSKKSADAAKMIVTVWGVGYKFEVVND; via the coding sequence ATGGAAAATGAACCAAGAATTTTAATTGTAGATGATGAAGATCGTATTCGCCGTTTATTAAAAATGTATTTAGAAAGAGAACAATATACGATTGATGAGGCTGATAATGGTGATACAGCTTTAGAAAAAGCATTGCAAAATGATTATGATTTAATCTTATTAGACATCATGATGCCTGGAAAAGATGGGATTGAAGTATGTAAAGGAATTCGTGAGAAAAAAGCAACACCAATTATTATGCTGACAGCTAAAGGTGAAGAAGTAAACAGGGTGCAAGGATTTGAAGTTGGCTCGGATGATTATATCGTAAAGCCGTTTAGTCCACGTGAAGTAGTCCTTCGTGTAAAAGCGGTCTTGCGACGTTCTGTGACAACAACATTCTTTACACAAGATACAATAACAAAAGATATTATTGTATTCCCGCATTTAACAATTGATAACGATGCGCATCGCGTTACTGCTGATGGTGATGAAGTCAATTTAACACCAAAGGAATATGAATTGTTACTATTTTTAGCAAAGGCTCCTGATAAAGTATTTGATCGTGAGCAATTATTAAAAGAGGTATGGCAATATGAATTCTTTGGAGACCTGCGTACAGTAGATACGCACGTAAAGCGTTTACGTGAAAAATTAAGTAAAAAATCAGCTGATGCAGCGAAGATGATCGTAACTGTATGGGGTGTTGGTTATAAGTTTGAGGTTGTGAACGACTGA
- a CDS encoding D-alanyl-D-alanine carboxypeptidase family protein, translating into MRRTWIVIALIIMCASVIPIHTYAQMNDVSAHNAILMEEHSGRVLYGKLEHESQKIASITKIMTALLAAESGKMKEVVPISDKAVRVEGSAIYLQPGKKVPLEDLVYGLMLRSGNDAAQAIAENVGGSIEGFVYLMNEKAKQIGMKDTHFSNPHGLDGDGTHYSSAYDMALLTRYAMGNETFRKIFGTKTYQSKMWDYPWKNKHKLVTSYYEFATGGKTGFTKKAGRTLVTTASKDGLDLIVVTLNASNDWDDHMYLFDQGFKQYELTKVLGQGALSGLQEKKYTNHVYIKNDFAIPLTKDEKKQVMLKVELDRSAKLVDGEKVGKTIVYINEEKVGERNLFYSKRKLVATTGVYWNDVIEIFSHMLGVGTDG; encoded by the coding sequence ATGAGACGAACTTGGATTGTAATTGCACTTATTATAATGTGTGCAAGTGTTATACCGATTCATACATATGCACAAATGAATGATGTAAGCGCCCATAATGCCATATTGATGGAAGAACATTCAGGACGTGTGTTATATGGAAAGTTAGAACATGAATCACAAAAAATTGCTAGCATCACGAAAATTATGACTGCCTTACTCGCTGCCGAATCAGGGAAAATGAAAGAAGTTGTACCTATTAGCGATAAGGCTGTTCGAGTAGAGGGGTCGGCAATTTATTTACAACCTGGAAAAAAAGTACCGCTAGAGGATTTAGTTTATGGTTTAATGCTTCGTTCCGGTAATGATGCAGCACAAGCAATTGCTGAAAATGTTGGGGGAAGCATAGAGGGGTTTGTTTATTTGATGAACGAAAAAGCGAAACAAATAGGAATGAAAGATACACATTTTTCAAATCCACATGGTCTAGATGGGGATGGAACGCACTATTCGTCTGCATATGATATGGCACTTTTAACACGTTATGCAATGGGAAATGAAACGTTTCGGAAAATTTTTGGAACAAAAACATATCAATCGAAAATGTGGGATTATCCATGGAAAAACAAGCATAAACTTGTAACTTCTTATTATGAATTTGCAACAGGAGGCAAGACGGGATTTACAAAAAAAGCAGGGCGTACACTTGTTACAACAGCTTCGAAAGATGGATTAGATTTAATTGTAGTGACACTTAATGCGTCTAATGATTGGGACGACCATATGTATTTGTTTGATCAAGGGTTTAAGCAATATGAGTTAACGAAGGTTCTAGGGCAAGGAGCGCTCTCTGGACTGCAGGAAAAGAAGTATACAAATCATGTTTATATAAAAAATGATTTCGCTATACCGCTAACGAAAGATGAGAAGAAACAGGTTATGCTAAAGGTTGAACTTGATAGGAGTGCAAAATTAGTAGATGGAGAGAAAGTCGGTAAGACAATAGTTTATATTAATGAAGAAAAAGTAGGGGAACGTAATTTGTTTTATAGTAAGCGAAAGTTGGTTGCTACAACTGGAGTATATTGGAATGATGTGATAGAAATCTTCTCTCATATGTTAGGTGTTGGAACAGATGGTTAA
- the ccsB gene encoding c-type cytochrome biogenesis protein CcsB gives MVQISSNFLFAAFIFYLIATLFFGGAIKEKGRKWANIGITITILGFVAQTVYFVTRWIASGHAPVSNFFEFGTFFGMMLVGAFIVMYFMYRVSIVGLFALPVALLLIAYASMFPREISPLIPSLKSNWLHIHVTTAAAGQAILAISFITGVIYLLKNVDQSKRTKRTFWLETVVFTLVCAVGFIAVTTVYSATKYEAKFQWVDKNEQKVEMKYNLPALVGPHEGKLITTGKLEPIAEMPAIINAKKLNTVIWSLLIGTGLYIVLRLILRKRVSAALQPVVKNVNSDLLDEIGYRSIAIGFPVFTLGALIFAMIWAQIAWTRFWGWDPKEVWALITWLFYAAVLHLRLSKGWHGEKSAWLAVIGFAIIMFNFIAVNLIIAGLHSYA, from the coding sequence ATGGTGCAAATCAGCAGTAATTTCTTATTTGCCGCTTTCATCTTCTATTTAATTGCAACACTGTTCTTCGGGGGGGCGATTAAAGAAAAAGGTCGGAAGTGGGCAAATATAGGTATAACCATAACAATTTTAGGATTTGTCGCTCAAACTGTATACTTTGTAACAAGGTGGATCGCTTCAGGGCATGCACCAGTAAGTAATTTCTTTGAGTTTGGTACATTCTTCGGCATGATGCTTGTTGGTGCTTTTATTGTTATGTATTTCATGTATCGTGTAAGCATAGTCGGATTATTCGCTTTACCAGTAGCCCTTTTGTTAATTGCATATGCAAGTATGTTTCCGAGAGAAATTTCACCGCTTATTCCATCGTTGAAAAGTAATTGGCTACATATTCATGTAACAACGGCCGCAGCTGGACAAGCTATTTTAGCAATTAGTTTTATTACAGGTGTCATATATTTGCTTAAAAATGTAGATCAGTCAAAAAGGACGAAACGGACATTTTGGTTAGAAACAGTTGTGTTTACACTCGTTTGCGCTGTCGGATTCATAGCGGTAACAACAGTTTATTCGGCAACAAAATATGAAGCAAAGTTTCAATGGGTGGATAAAAATGAACAAAAAGTCGAGATGAAATATAATCTGCCTGCACTAGTTGGACCCCATGAAGGGAAGTTAATAACAACTGGAAAACTTGAACCGATTGCAGAAATGCCTGCTATAATAAATGCAAAGAAATTAAATACAGTAATTTGGTCACTGCTTATTGGAACGGGACTATATATTGTATTAAGATTAATTTTACGAAAAAGAGTATCAGCAGCCCTTCAGCCAGTAGTGAAAAACGTTAACAGTGATTTACTTGATGAAATTGGATATCGATCTATTGCAATTGGATTCCCAGTCTTTACGTTAGGAGCGTTAATTTTTGCGATGATTTGGGCGCAAATTGCGTGGACACGTTTTTGGGGATGGGATCCAAAAGAGGTATGGGCGCTCATTACATGGCTCTTTTATGCTGCAGTTTTGCATTTACGTTTATCTAAAGGATGGCATGGTGAGAAGTCAGCATGGCTTGCGGTAATTGGATTTGCGATTATCATGTTTAATTTTATAGCGGTAAACTTAATTATTGCTGGTTTGCACTCATATGCGTAA
- the resA gene encoding thiol-disulfide oxidoreductase ResA: MKKNRLLFRILILLILSVAVGFTLYQGFFVDKEKMQIGKKAPNFVVSDLEGKKIELNDLKGKGIFLNFWGTWCKPCEKEMPYMNELYPKYKEKGVEIIALDADETNIAVKNFVNQYGLKFPVAIDKGQEIIGTYGVGPLPTTFLIDKEGNVIEKITGTQTKEQMEEYLKKITP, translated from the coding sequence ATGAAGAAGAATCGCTTACTATTTCGCATTCTCATTTTGCTTATTTTAAGCGTGGCAGTAGGATTCACACTTTATCAAGGTTTTTTTGTTGATAAGGAAAAAATGCAAATCGGGAAAAAAGCACCTAACTTTGTTGTTTCAGATTTAGAAGGAAAAAAAATCGAGCTAAATGACCTGAAAGGAAAAGGGATATTTTTAAATTTTTGGGGAACGTGGTGCAAACCGTGTGAAAAAGAGATGCCTTATATGAATGAATTATATCCTAAATATAAAGAAAAAGGCGTTGAAATCATCGCATTAGATGCAGATGAAACGAATATTGCGGTGAAGAATTTTGTGAATCAATATGGATTAAAGTTCCCTGTTGCGATTGATAAAGGGCAAGAAATAATTGGTACATATGGCGTTGGTCCACTGCCAACAACATTTTTAATTGATAAAGAAGGAAATGTAATCGAGAAAATTACTGGTACACAAACAAAGGAACAAATGGAGGAATATTTAAAGAAAATTACTCCTTAG